CCGCCGTGCCCATGGCCCTCCTCGCCGACGCGGGGACCGGCACCGGCCGCGCAGCCCGCCGCGCGACCGAACTGTCGCAGCCGCGGCACCCCCCGACCCGTCGGGGAATCGCCTGACTCGTGAGCACCCCCGCGCGGTGGGGATGGTGGGGGCCGCCTCGCGGGCGAGGAACCACTCCGGCACCGAGGAGCCCACACACGATGTCCACGTCGAACCCGGCACCACGAGAGCCACGAGAACGCCGCGCCCCCGGCCTCGCCGAGGCGCGCAAGGCGGTGCTGGCGCTGCGCCAACGCCGGCCGGACGTCGGTGGCGCCGTCCCGGGCCGCATCGCGCCGGCCCCGCGTGACCGGCGGCTGCCGCTGTCCTACGCGCAGCAGCGCCTGTGGTTCCTCGACCGCTGGGCCGACGGCCGCCCCGTCTACAACGCCCCGCTCGTGCTGCGCCTGCGCGCCGCCCTGGACGTGGCCGCCCTGCGGCGCGCGCTGGACGACCTCGTCGCCCGGCACGAGGTGCTGCGCACCCGCTACCCCGCCGAGAACGGCGTGCCGCACCAGGTGGTCGAACCGCCGGCGCCGGTGCCGCTGCCGGTGCACGACCTGTCGGGGCGCGCGGACCCGGAGGCCGCGGCGCGCGACCTCGTGCACGAGCTGGTGCGGGCGCCGTTCGACCTGGCCGGAGGGCCGGTCCTGCGGCCCGCCCTGATCACGCTCGACGCCGCGGAGCACGTGCTGGTGCTGGCCATGCACCACATCGCCACGGACGGCTGGTCCACCGGCATCCTCGTGGCCGAACTCGTCGCGGGCTACCGGCGCGCCGCCGTCGGGAGCGCCCCGGCCGAGCCGCTGCCGGTGCAGTTCGCCGACTACGCCGCGTGGCAGCGCGGGTGGCTCGCGGGCGAGGACCCGCAGGAGCAGTCGCGCTACTGGCGCGAGCAGCTCCGCGACCTGCCGACCCTCGACCTGCCCACCGACCGGCCCCGGCCCGTGCGGCCCACCCTGGCGGGCGCGATCGAGGAGGCGCTGCTGCCGGAGTCGCTGGCGCGGCGGCTGACCGACGTCGCCCGGGACGAGCGGGTCACCGCGCTCGCGGTCGCCCTGGCGGCGTTCACGGCCGTGGTGTCGCGCTACAGCGGGCAGTCCGACGTCGTGGTGGGCTCGGTCTTCTCGGGGCGCACCCGGCCGGAGGTCGAGCCGCTGATCGGCTTCTTCGCCAACACGCTGGTGCTGCGCACGTCCACCGCGGGCAACCCCACCTTCCGGGAGCTGCTGGCCAGGACCAACCGCACGGTCGTCGACGCGCACCTCAACCAGGACCTGCCCTTCGGGCGGCTGGTCGACGAACTCGCCCCTGCCCGCGACCCCGGCCGCAACCCGCTGTTCCAGGTGTCGTTCACGCTCCAGCACACCGGTGCGGAGTCGGCCGCCCTGGGCGACCTGGAGGCCGAGGTCTACCCGGTCGAGGTGGGCACCGCGCGCTTCGACCTGGCCGTGCAGGTCACCCCGGTGCCCGGGCGCGGGCTGCGGCTGTGGGCGGAGTACTCCACCGAGCTGTTCGACGCGGCCCGCGTGCGGCGCCTGTTCGCCCACTACCGGCGTGCGCTGGAGGCGTTCCTGGCCGACCCGGACCTGCGGCTCGGGCAGCTCGACCTGCTCGGCGACGACGAGCACGCCCTCGTCGACGCCACGAACCGCACCGAGTGCGACCTCGGTGTCGGCGAGCGGTGCCTGCACCACCTGTTCGAGGCCGTGGCCGATCGGCTGCCGACGGCGGTGGCGAGCCGCTTCGAGGGCGCGTCGCTGACCTACCGCGAACTGGACGGGCTGGCCAACCGGGTCGCGCACCGCCTGGTCGACGCCGGGGTCGGCCCGGAGTCGGTGGTGGGCGTCCTGCTGGAACGGGGACCTGGCCTGCCCACGGCGTTCCTCGGCGTCCTCAAGGCCGGTGGCGCGTACCTGCCGCTCGACCCCGACCACCCGCCCGCGCGCCGCGCGCTCGTGCTCGCCGACGCGGGCGCGGCGACCG
This region of Saccharothrix longispora genomic DNA includes:
- a CDS encoding amino acid adenylation domain-containing protein, which encodes MSTSNPAPREPRERRAPGLAEARKAVLALRQRRPDVGGAVPGRIAPAPRDRRLPLSYAQQRLWFLDRWADGRPVYNAPLVLRLRAALDVAALRRALDDLVARHEVLRTRYPAENGVPHQVVEPPAPVPLPVHDLSGRADPEAAARDLVHELVRAPFDLAGGPVLRPALITLDAAEHVLVLAMHHIATDGWSTGILVAELVAGYRRAAVGSAPAEPLPVQFADYAAWQRGWLAGEDPQEQSRYWREQLRDLPTLDLPTDRPRPVRPTLAGAIEEALLPESLARRLTDVARDERVTALAVALAAFTAVVSRYSGQSDVVVGSVFSGRTRPEVEPLIGFFANTLVLRTSTAGNPTFRELLARTNRTVVDAHLNQDLPFGRLVDELAPARDPGRNPLFQVSFTLQHTGAESAALGDLEAEVYPVEVGTARFDLAVQVTPVPGRGLRLWAEYSTELFDAARVRRLFAHYRRALEAFLADPDLRLGQLDLLGDDEHALVDATNRTECDLGVGERCLHHLFEAVADRLPTAVASRFEGASLTYRELDGLANRVAHRLVDAGVGPESVVGVLLERGPGLPTAFLGVLKAGGAYLPLDPDHPPARRALVLADAGAATVVTTRALARELPDGVRAVCLDDPEADDAPATRPEVAVSPDNLAYVIFTSGSTGRPKGVQVQHRSIANFTPAVIALFGLDEGDRVLQFANPSFDVSLFDFFGALCSGATLVQAPRSELLDPERLTALMRSERVTVTDLPPAVLRSLSPDDLPDLRALFVGLEAFPGELVNAWNTPGRQFHNGYGPTEATVACIDHLCAHVHHDAMPPIGLPMANYRAHVVDRFGQPVPVGVPGELLVGGVGVARGYAGRPGLTAERFVPDPYGGPGERLYRTGDLVRRREDGALEFVGRVDDQVKIRGLRVEPAEVEHAVLALDGVRDAAVVVAGSGTDARLVAYVAGDSPDPHALRAALGEALPTYLVPSEFVVLPELPRAASGKLDRAALPAPGGSVAVAVAEPPTTATQIALADIWREVLGVAEPTLRDGFFAIGGTSLKITKVAARVEEVFGVRLELRELFLHSTLAELAELVEERELADVPADDLAELLDAVDRDGGLPR